The following are encoded together in the Vicugna pacos chromosome 26, VicPac4, whole genome shotgun sequence genome:
- the RAB11FIP1 gene encoding rab11 family-interacting protein 1 isoform X1, whose translation MSLAASGGRGLGAVWSPTHVQVTVLQARGLRAKGPGGTSDAYAVIQVGKEKYATSVSERSLGAPVWREEATFELPPLLSAEAAPAAAATLQLTVLHRALLGLDKFLGRAEVDLRELHRDQGRKKTQWYTLKSKPGKKDKERGEIEVDIQFMRNNMTASMFDLSVKDKSRNPFGKLKDKIKAKNKDSASDTASAIVPSVAPVVDSDDESPSKDKKKKSRIKTLFSKSNLQKTPLSQSMSVLPTSKSDRVLLRPGDFQSRWEDDDEDESSSASDVLSHKRTASEDPKQLNQINFSLPKKEGLSFLGGLRSKNDVLSRSNVCINGNHVYVEQPEAKSETKDSSPSSSPSPQGFRKKRLFSSTENLATRPWKESGEGGVVSSESSTKDSFKSMTLPSYQPRGSADLRENTAPATLEAAKETKESKKQENKKSSLLSLVTGRKDAAKGSEGESPSAAPRKEQEGPPSGAKPREDRPGPAEDLGRRSEKEPAAVVSERGRSLNPFEDVQIPEPEADPQPESPPAPPVALPRAPQTRAVKPRLDVSPEGQPTPRPRLLPRPGPALSFSALSSSSDQTPVLSKPGHDSESQSPQSPSVSSSFSSPIVAPISTSTPIENWLSTDTGQASSEEPPSLLKPEPQKESLIQDPDTASWTKGSLPKQPPVPVGKGMEDSPMGKTSRNDPEQSFLTPPDMGQEEELLGIPPKKQQGDIPSSEEAGEVTSALSLGRGRIESLTGEPLMGKDTDSEGLSRSPVGDTAGDGRVSPAVKEAAAALPLGELVPSLDSEMQRWEEMGLDASEGGEKIQKWVSFSEKLFMEEEVEEAPALIHRDRGDPQGPIREGAVPGNTWDAGESQKREAVAEPGPASLAGRPPLLSSQGGFSDGPTRTASSGRDSPLFRTERDDTWMARNQSKASDHEGLLPDPPCSLQSTCEMKPPVMAHLDLTLPSIPEVASDDERVDQDEDNRGPAKVAALGGGASSRSTSPTRPEMEKSPSGEASRSAESLQDPRWAAPRAPVPASPEQTPAPAVHEPHLGESSHLDEQPRGPGDGEEAKPVGNGRPGQPLATLAPPGASTPFPEPFPATHPPPSSPHSDTHHTNTAESQKKATAEGSAGKVENSGKRKPLLQAWVSPSETQPVSAQPSAGSGSAKHRPHPVKPMNTTATKVANSSLGTATIISENLINEAMMKKYKPSDPAFAYAQLTHDELIQLVLRQKETISKKESQVRQLEDYIDNLLVRVMEETPNILRVPSQVGKKAGKM comes from the exons ATGTCCCTGGCGGCCTCGgggggcaggggcctgggggccGTGTGGTCCCCAACCCACGTGCAGGTGACGGTGCTGCAGGCGCGAGGCCTGAGGGCCAAAGGCCCTGGGGGCACTAGCGACGCGTACGCGGTGATCCAGGTGGGCAAGGAGAAGTACGCCACCTCGGTGTCGGAGCGCAGCCTGGGCGCGCCCGTGTGGCGGGAGGAGGCCACCTTCGAGCTGCCGCCACTGCTGTCGGCCGaggccgcgcccgccgccgccgccaccctgCAGCTCACCGTGCTGCACCGCGCGCTGCTCGGCCTCGACAAGTTCCTGGGCCGCGCCGAGGTGGACCTGAGGGAGCTGCACCGGGACCAGGGCCGCAAGAAGACCCA GTGGTATACCTTGAAATCCAAACCAGGAAAGAAGGATAAAGAGCGAGGAGAAATTGAGGTTGACATCCAGTTTATGAGAAACAACATGACCGCTAGCATGTTTGACCTCTCCGTGAAAGACAAGTCTCGGAATCCATTTGGGAAACTAAAGGACAAGATCAAGGCGAAGAACAAGGACAGCGCGTCAGATACCGCATCAGCCATTGTCCCCAGTGTGGCGCCCGTGGTGGACAGCGATGACGAGTCTCCTTCCAAAGACAAGAAGAAGAAGTCAAGGATCAAGACCTTGTTTTCCAAGTCCAACCTGCAGAAAACGCCGCTCTCCCAGTCCATGTCTGTCCTGCCCACTTCAAAGTCAGACAGAGTGCTGCTTCGTCCTGGAGACTTTCAGTCCCGGTGGGAGGATGATGACGAGGATGAGTCATCCTCCGCCTCAGATG TCTTGTCTCACAAGAGAACAGCCAGTGAGGATCCTAAGCAGCTGAACCAGATCAACTTCAGCCTCCCCAAGAAGGAAGGGCTCTCCTTCCTGGGCGGCCTTCGGTCAAAGAATGACGTCCTTTCCCGCTCTAACGTCTGTATCAACGGGAACCACGTCTACGTGGAGCAGCCTGAAGCCAAGAGTGAGACCAAGGACAGCTCTCCGTCCTCCTCCCCGTCCCCCCAGGGCTTCAGGAAGAAGCGTTTGTTCTCCTCTACGGAAAACCTGGCCACTCGGCCTTGGAAAGagtctggggagggaggtgtcGTGTCTTCTGAGTCTTCCACAAAGGACTCTTTCAAGTCCATGACTCTGCCATCCTACCAGCCAAGGGGCAGCGCGGACCTTCGGGAGAACACTGCTCCAGCGACCTTGGAGGCTGCGAAAGAAACCAAAGAGAGCAAGAAACAGGAGAACAAGAAGtcctctctgctctccctggTGACGGGGAGGAAGGACGCAGCCAAGGGCAGTGAGGGTGAAAGCCCGTCTGCTGCCCCCAGGAAGGAGCAGGAAGGCCCGCCCTCGGGGGCGAAACCCCGGGAGGACAGGCCGGGGCCAGCTGAAGACCTTGGGAGGAGGTCAGAGAAAGAGCCGGCGGCTGTTGTCTCCGAACGAGGTAGATCCCTGAACCCCTTTGAAGATGTGCAGATCCCAGAACCTGAAGCTGACCCACAGCCCGAGTCTCCACCTGCACCACCAGTTGCCTTGCCAAGGGCTCCCCAGACCAGAGCTGTGAAACCCCG ACTGGACGTGTCTCCAGAGGGTCAGcccacaccccgcccccgcctccttccccgccccggccctgctctctctttctctgctctctcctccagTTCTGATCAGACACCTGTCCTGTCTAAACCGGGGCATGATTCAGAGAGCCAGTCCCCTCAGTCtccttctgtctcctcctctttctcatcCCCCATAGTAGCCCCCATCTCCACGTCCACTCCGATTGAAAACTGGCTGTCCACAGACACTGGCCAAGCCAGTTCTGAAGAACCACCTTCGCTTCTTAAACCAGAGCCGCAAAAGGAGAGCTTAATACAAGATCCAGATACTGCTTCTTGGACCAAGGGCTCACTTCCCAAACAGCCCCCTGTTCCGGTGGGTAAAGGAATGGAAGATTCTCCCATGGGGAAGACCAGCCGGAATGACCCAGAACAGTCTTTCCTGACACCGCCTGATATGGGGCAAGAAGAAGAGCTTCTGGggattccccccaaaaaacagcaAGGTGACATCCCTTCATCTGAAGAGGCTGGAGAAGTAACATCTGCCCTTTCTCTTGGAAGAGGCAGGATTGAAAGCCTCACAGGGGAGCCTCTGATGGGGAAGGACACAGACTCAGAGGGTCTGTCTAGGTCACCTGTGGGGGACACCGCCGGAGATGGCAGGGTGAGTCCTGCAGTTAAAGAAGCAGCAGCCGCCCTTCCCCTGGGAGAGTTGGTCCCCTCACTCGACTCGGAGATGCAGAGATGGGAAGAGATGGGTCTGGATGCTAGTGAGGGTGGAGAGAAGATCCAGAAGTGGGTATCGTTTTCCGAGAAGCTCTTtatggaagaggaggtggaggaggcccCTGCGCTCATCCACAGGGACAGAGGGGACCCCCAGGGGCCAATTCGAGAAGGGGCTGTCCCTGGAAATACGTGGGATGCAGGAGAGTCACAGAAGAGggaggctgtggctgagcctgggCCCGCTTCCCTGGCGGGTCGCCCTCCCCTCCTATCCTCCCAGGGGGGTTTCTCAGACGGCCCCACACGCACGGCCAGCTCGGGGAGAGACAGTCCTCTCTTTAGGACTGAGAGAGACGACACTTGGATGGCTCGGAACCAGAGCAAAGCCAGTGACCACGAAGGTCTGCTGCCTGATCCCCCGTGCAGCCTCCAGTCAACCTGCGAGATGAAGCCCCCAGTTATGGCCCATCTGGACCTGACCCTTCCTTCCATCCCCGAAGTCGCATCAGATGATGAGAGAGTGGATCAGGATGAAGACAACAGGGGTCCAGCCAAGGTGGCGGCTCTGGGAGGAGGGGCTTCTTCTCGGAGCACCTCGCCCACTCGCCCTGAGATGGAGAAAAGCCCCAGCGGAGAGGCCAGCAGGTCAGCAGAGAGCCTGCAGGACCCCAGATGGGCAGCGCCCAGGGCACCTGTCCCAGCTTCCCCAGAGCAGACTCCAGCCCCAGCAGTTCATGAGCCCCATCTTGGCGAGAGCTCTCACTTGGATGAACAGCCGCGGGGCCCTGGTGATGGCGAGGAGGCAAAACCCGTGGGAAATGGGAGGCCAGGTCAGCCTCTTGCCACCCTGGCTCCCCCTGGGGCCAGCACCCCTTTTCCTGAGCCCTTTCCTGCCACacaccctccccccagctctCCACACTCTGACACCCACCACACCAATACAGCAGAATCTCAAAAAAAAGCAACAGCAGAGGGCTCCGCGGGTAAAGTGGAAAATTCTGGCAAGAGGAAGCCGCTTCTTCAGGCCTGGGTCTCACCCTCAGAGACACAGCCGGTCTCAGCTCAGCCAAGCGCTGGATCGGGGTCAGCCAAGCACAG ACCTCATCCTGTGAAGCCGATGAACACGACAGCCACCAAGGTTGCGAACTCCAGCTTGGGAACTGCCACCATCATCAGTGAGAACTTGATCAACGAAGCCATGATGAAG